From a region of the Streptomyces agglomeratus genome:
- a CDS encoding TraR/DksA family transcriptional regulator, whose product MRGRQAASQMEVHVKLAASARMVLSDVEAALQRMDQGRYGRCHLCAQPIALARLKIVPQARYCGRCHHVREAGR is encoded by the coding sequence ATGCGCGGGCGCCAAGCGGCTTCACAAATGGAGGTCCACGTCAAGCTTGCCGCCTCCGCCCGCATGGTTCTTTCGGACGTGGAAGCGGCGCTGCAGCGTATGGACCAGGGCCGTTACGGCAGGTGCCACCTGTGCGCCCAGCCCATCGCCCTGGCACGCCTGAAGATCGTGCCGCAAGCCCGCTACTGCGGCCGCTGCCACCACGTCCGAGAAGCAGGTCGGTGA